In a genomic window of Nostoc sp. UHCC 0870:
- a CDS encoding HEAT repeat domain-containing protein, with protein MVKIRELARQENSNILEYVNQFVQRNLSIKQLPPNFFEYWLENGKALILLDGLDEVSDAIQRYEIVKQIENFLGRFSQNMAIITSRPAGYKRDLFHTEDFPHYQLQPFDDAKIGEFIQRWYDSRIVDSLEAQRRKDSLKKAIAESDRIKLLSRNPLLLTIIALIHRYEAILPKERHKLYEKAVETLLTSWDSNKEISNHLTFQYLLLDDLRRLLERLAYWIHTQGNTGDQEGGTLIDRDELISQLSKHIETLKQIENHQAKREAEIFVKFIRERTGLLNEQGQDCYAFVHKTFQEYLCTQEIIYQRDNEDDFDIVLQHIKDHLHDPHWREVLLLLIAQQKPKPTAKAIRAILNQHSEYEQWLHRDLFFAGNCLAENPKDLKVADNHLAEEILQPLVELEISNSPQVNSKINSKVFQTLCSLNETAFETQALQFLKNREKQINKVRLQQYRAALGEKEAAIPGLIQLIEHPDSSVRYRAAEALGQIGSEAAIPGLIQLIEHPDSDVRYGAAVALGQIGSAAAIPGLIQLIEDPDSDVRYGAAVALGQIGSAAAIPGLIQLIEDPDSDVRYGAAVALGKIGSAAAIPGLIQLIEDPDSDVRYGAAVALGKIGSAAAIPGLIQLIEHPDSDVRYGAAVALGQIGSAAAIPGLIQLIEHPDSSVRYGAAVALGQIGSAAAIPGLIQLIEDPDSDVRYGAAVALGKIGSAAAIPGLIQLIEDPESSVRYGAAEALGQIGSAAAIPGLIQLIEHPDSDVRYGAAVALGQIGSAAAIPGLIQLIEHPDSSVRSRAAVALGKIGSAAAIPGLIQLIEDPDSSVRSRAAVALGKIGSAAAIPGLIQLIEDPDSDVRSRSLSVDVLGKIVADW; from the coding sequence TTGGTTAAAATTCGTGAATTAGCTAGACAAGAAAACAGCAATATTTTAGAATATGTGAACCAGTTTGTCCAACGCAATCTATCTATAAAACAGCTACCACCTAATTTTTTTGAGTATTGGCTTGAAAATGGAAAAGCTTTAATTTTATTAGATGGTTTGGATGAAGTTTCAGATGCGATTCAACGGTATGAAATTGTCAAGCAGATTGAGAATTTTTTAGGAAGATTTTCTCAGAATATGGCAATTATTACCTCTCGTCCGGCTGGCTACAAACGGGACTTGTTCCACACAGAAGATTTTCCTCACTATCAACTGCAACCATTTGATGATGCCAAAATAGGAGAGTTTATTCAACGTTGGTACGATAGCCGCATTGTAGATTCACTAGAGGCGCAACGTCGCAAAGATAGCTTAAAAAAGGCAATTGCAGAGAGTGATCGGATTAAGTTGCTATCAAGAAATCCGTTACTCTTAACGATTATTGCTTTAATTCATCGCTACGAAGCTATTTTACCGAAAGAGCGTCATAAGCTTTATGAAAAAGCAGTAGAAACTTTATTAACTTCTTGGGATTCCAATAAAGAAATCAGCAATCATTTGACCTTTCAATATTTACTGCTTGATGATTTGCGACGGTTGCTAGAAAGGCTGGCTTACTGGATTCATACCCAAGGAAATACAGGAGATCAAGAAGGCGGTACGCTAATTGATAGAGATGAGTTAATCTCTCAATTAAGTAAACATATCGAAACACTAAAACAAATTGAAAATCATCAAGCTAAAAGAGAAGCAGAAATATTTGTAAAGTTTATCCGCGAGCGGACAGGTTTGCTCAATGAACAAGGACAAGATTGTTATGCCTTTGTGCATAAAACTTTTCAAGAATATCTTTGCACTCAAGAAATTATTTATCAGCGAGACAACGAAGATGATTTCGATATTGTTCTACAGCATATCAAAGACCATCTTCACGATCCTCATTGGCGAGAAGTGTTGCTGCTACTAATTGCTCAACAAAAACCTAAACCAACGGCCAAAGCAATTCGAGCAATTTTAAACCAGCACAGCGAATATGAGCAATGGCTGCACCGCGATTTATTTTTTGCTGGTAATTGCCTGGCTGAAAATCCTAAAGACTTAAAAGTTGCAGATAACCACTTAGCAGAAGAAATTTTACAACCTTTGGTAGAACTGGAAATCAGTAACTCACCACAAGTCAATTCTAAGATTAATTCAAAAGTTTTCCAAACTCTTTGCAGTCTGAATGAAACAGCCTTTGAAACTCAAGCATTGCAATTCTTAAAAAACAGAGAAAAACAAATAAATAAAGTACGACTTCAACAATATCGTGCCGCATTGGGAGAGAAAGAAGCCGCAATTCCTGGCTTAATTCAACTCATAGAACACCCAGATTCCTCTGTGCGTTATCGTGCGGCAGAAGCACTGGGTCAAATCGGTTCAGAAGCCGCAATTCCTGGCTTAATTCAACTCATAGAACACCCAGATTCCGATGTGCGTTATGGTGCGGCAGTAGCACTGGGTCAAATCGGTTCAGCAGCCGCAATTCCTGGCTTAATTCAACTCATAGAAGACCCAGATTCCGATGTGCGTTATGGTGCGGCAGTAGCACTGGGTCAAATCGGTTCAGCAGCCGCAATTCCTGGCTTAATTCAACTCATAGAAGACCCAGATTCCGATGTGCGTTATGGTGCGGCAGTAGCACTGGGTAAAATCGGTTCAGCAGCCGCAATTCCTGGCTTAATTCAACTCATAGAAGACCCAGATTCCGATGTGCGTTATGGTGCGGCAGTAGCACTGGGTAAAATCGGTTCAGCAGCCGCAATTCCTGGCTTAATTCAACTCATAGAACACCCAGATTCCGATGTGCGTTATGGTGCGGCAGTAGCACTGGGTCAAATCGGTTCAGCAGCCGCAATTCCTGGCTTAATTCAACTCATAGAACACCCAGATTCCTCTGTGCGTTATGGTGCGGCAGTAGCACTGGGTCAAATCGGTTCAGCAGCCGCAATTCCTGGCTTAATTCAACTCATAGAAGACCCAGATTCCGATGTGCGTTATGGTGCGGCAGTAGCACTGGGTAAAATCGGTTCAGCAGCCGCAATTCCTGGCTTAATTCAACTCATAGAAGACCCAGAATCCTCTGTGCGTTATGGTGCGGCAGAAGCACTGGGTCAAATCGGTTCAGCAGCCGCAATTCCTGGCTTAATTCAACTCATAGAACACCCAGATTCCGATGTGCGTTATGGTGCGGCAGTAGCACTGGGTCAAATCGGTTCAGCAGCCGCAATTCCTGGCTTAATTCAACTCATAGAACACCCAGATTCCTCTGTGCGTTCTCGTGCGGCAGTAGCACTGGGTAAAATCGGTTCAGCAGCCGCAATTCCTGGCTTAATTCAACTCATAGAAGACCCAGATTCCTCTGTGCGTTCTCGTGCGGCAGTAGCACTGGGTAAAATCGGTTCAGCAGCCGCAATTCCTGGCTTAATTCAACTCATAGAAGACCCAGATTCCGATGTGCGTTCTCGTTCTCTGTCCGTAGATGTGCTGGGTAAAATCGTTGCCGACTGGTAA
- a CDS encoding NACHT domain-containing protein yields the protein MESFGIPGAALTPVLSAIAKEIIKKAQSRWNPTELEKSLKAAIKAAQDEEKKRLQKGLFSYCDDKKTADFLAKVFKCSTVKQELEKPLTDKFPDIPNLIAAFTQIAQDLKISLNEVGLKPWLWTFSNTYFQKSPAYIRYKTTKENYFNQIKIHSEKIHFAGIKVSGEDRDISEQLVKIFVMPDVIKEENNTQPIITSNDAYIAANTLLINSPIQQMVILGEPGSGKSTLMQYFALDFASNAEHDLLPILIQIRDLAKYVENNILSYLQEIIPKKYNLTDIPNGFFDYWLKQGKALILLDGLDEIADENKRREVVRLLYSFIKDSQYAQNRVIITSRPAEYERYFFKTNEFPHYIIQPFDEPKINLFIDKWHNSRFPDLVESDRWQTSLKNVLNSQERIKLLVQNPLLLTLVCLIHRYDVYRLPQKRHHLYEAAVKTLLMSWDMNKAEPLDQRLIYVKPDDLQRLMEQLAYWIHSQKSQADINSSTIVERREIVDKLSQDIKNLRQIELYQAKQEAEKFIKYISARSGLLNEQGQECYAFGHKTFQEYLCAQEIDYRRQNDDDFGIVLEHIKDHLHDPHWREVLLLLIVIQKPKPIAKAIKFILDLDTDKPELYHHNLLFAASCLAEDPKDLRTVENEPSSQILRELANLEINPDLDEEIRSQVFLSFCNLSQTQFAKSALQILSDNEANIDEQRMQQYLSKL from the coding sequence ATGGAAAGTTTTGGTATTCCTGGAGCTGCATTAACGCCTGTTTTATCTGCGATCGCCAAAGAAATTATAAAAAAAGCTCAAAGCAGATGGAATCCAACAGAATTAGAAAAGTCACTCAAAGCAGCGATAAAAGCGGCTCAAGACGAAGAAAAGAAGAGATTACAAAAAGGACTTTTTTCTTATTGTGATGACAAGAAAACTGCTGACTTCCTTGCTAAAGTATTTAAATGTTCAACCGTTAAGCAAGAATTAGAGAAACCGCTAACAGATAAATTTCCCGATATACCGAATCTGATTGCAGCATTTACACAGATCGCACAAGACCTAAAAATTAGTCTGAATGAAGTTGGTCTGAAACCTTGGTTATGGACATTTAGTAATACATACTTTCAAAAAAGTCCAGCTTACATACGCTATAAAACTACGAAAGAAAATTACTTCAACCAAATAAAAATACATTCAGAAAAAATACATTTTGCTGGAATTAAAGTTTCAGGAGAGGACAGGGATATTTCGGAACAGTTAGTAAAGATTTTTGTAATGCCTGATGTAATAAAAGAGGAGAATAACACCCAACCTATCATTACATCAAATGACGCATATATTGCAGCTAATACACTTTTAATTAATTCTCCTATCCAGCAGATGGTAATTTTGGGTGAACCGGGTTCAGGTAAAAGTACTTTAATGCAGTATTTTGCTCTTGATTTTGCCTCGAATGCAGAACATGATTTATTACCAATTTTAATTCAGATTCGTGATTTAGCAAAATATGTAGAAAATAATATTTTGTCATACTTGCAAGAGATAATTCCTAAAAAATACAACTTAACAGATATACCAAATGGATTTTTTGATTATTGGCTCAAGCAAGGAAAAGCCTTAATATTACTTGATGGTTTAGATGAAATTGCTGATGAAAATAAACGCCGTGAAGTTGTGAGACTTCTTTATTCTTTTATCAAAGATTCACAGTATGCTCAAAACCGGGTAATTATCACATCTCGTCCTGCCGAATATGAGCGATATTTCTTCAAAACTAATGAGTTTCCTCACTATATTATACAGCCCTTTGACGAACCAAAAATTAACTTATTTATCGATAAATGGCATAATAGCCGTTTTCCAGACCTTGTTGAATCAGATCGCTGGCAAACTAGCTTAAAAAATGTATTAAATAGCCAAGAACGCATTAAATTATTAGTACAAAATCCTCTACTATTAACGCTGGTTTGTTTAATTCATAGGTATGATGTGTATCGTCTACCCCAGAAACGTCACCATCTTTATGAAGCAGCAGTAAAAACCCTACTCATGAGTTGGGATATGAATAAAGCAGAACCTCTAGATCAAAGATTAATATATGTAAAACCTGACGACTTACAACGATTAATGGAACAACTGGCATATTGGATTCATAGTCAGAAAAGTCAAGCAGATATAAATAGTAGTACAATAGTTGAACGAAGAGAAATTGTTGATAAGTTAAGTCAAGACATTAAAAATCTAAGACAAATTGAACTTTACCAGGCTAAACAAGAAGCAGAAAAATTCATCAAATATATATCTGCTCGTTCTGGTTTGCTCAATGAACAGGGACAAGAATGCTACGCATTCGGGCATAAAACATTTCAGGAATATTTGTGCGCTCAAGAAATTGATTATCGTCGTCAAAATGATGATGATTTCGGTATTGTCTTAGAGCATATCAAAGACCATCTACACGATCCTCACTGGCGGGAAGTATTGTTACTGCTGATTGTGATTCAAAAACCTAAACCAATCGCTAAAGCAATTAAGTTTATTCTTGATCTAGACACAGATAAACCAGAATTGTATCATCATAATTTATTATTTGCGGCCAGTTGTCTAGCTGAAGATCCAAAGGATTTGAGGACTGTAGAGAACGAACCATCCTCGCAAATTTTGAGGGAATTGGCAAACCTAGAAATAAATCCTGATTTGGATGAAGAAATACGCTCACAAGTATTTTTAAGTTTTTGTAATCTTAGTCAAACACAGTTTGCAAAATCAGCACTACAAATTTTATCAGACAATGAAGCGAATATAGATGAGCAAAGAATGCAGCAGTATCTAAGTAAACTGTAA
- a CDS encoding SPFH domain-containing protein produces MEPIIAVVLALIAYALGSAKIINEGNAALVERLGRKHRTLTPGLNFVVPLVDQVVMEDTTREQFIDIQPQNVITKDNIYLEVDAVLFWKIKNIEKSFYEIEDLQGSLKQLATTTLREIIAQNTVEETNVSRAEMDKAILDQLNSTTMDWGVEIIRLDMQRITPPESVRKSMEEERAAEIKKRALITEAEAEKEAAIKKAEGTMTSIQIIAEGLRSNPETKEILRYLVAQDYINASYRLGESSNAKVVFVDPGKSGELMKEVIAETVNTEGNGKNT; encoded by the coding sequence ATGGAGCCAATTATTGCTGTAGTCTTAGCACTTATAGCTTATGCCTTAGGATCTGCCAAAATTATCAACGAAGGGAATGCAGCCTTAGTTGAACGATTGGGAAGAAAACATCGCACACTCACGCCAGGTTTAAACTTTGTAGTACCTCTGGTGGATCAAGTTGTGATGGAAGATACCACGCGAGAACAGTTCATAGATATCCAGCCGCAGAATGTGATCACCAAAGATAATATCTACTTAGAAGTTGATGCTGTTCTGTTCTGGAAAATCAAAAATATTGAGAAAAGCTTTTATGAAATTGAAGACTTGCAAGGTTCACTCAAACAGCTAGCTACAACTACACTTAGGGAAATTATCGCCCAGAATACCGTAGAAGAAACCAATGTCTCAAGAGCAGAGATGGATAAAGCCATCTTAGACCAGTTGAACAGCACAACAATGGACTGGGGAGTTGAGATTATCCGGTTAGATATGCAAAGAATTACACCACCGGAGAGTGTACGCAAGTCAATGGAAGAGGAGAGAGCGGCGGAAATCAAAAAAAGGGCATTGATTACTGAAGCAGAAGCCGAGAAAGAAGCTGCCATCAAAAAAGCGGAAGGAACTATGACTTCCATACAGATAATTGCTGAAGGCTTACGTAGCAATCCCGAAACTAAAGAAATTTTGCGTTATTTAGTGGCACAAGATTATATCAATGCTAGCTATCGGCTGGGAGAAAGCTCAAATGCCAAAGTTGTCTTTGTAGACCCTGGAAAATCAGGTGAATTAATGAAAGAAGTGATTGCTGAAACTGTTAATACTGAAGGCAATGGTAAAAATACTTAA
- a CDS encoding ABC transporter ATP-binding protein, which produces MKSVKDTADAQLATIDTPPVVITSDLRKVYRTGFWMNQQIVSLKGCSLTVYQGETFGLLGPNGAGKTTLLKLLLGIIRPTAGKGLLLGQPLGDRNVKQRIGYLSENPYLYEYLTGWEFLQLAAGLFQIPSSVQRQRIPHLLDLVGLSVADARKKQMRRYSKGMLQRVGMAQALINDPDLIFLDEPMSGLDPLGRYRMREIILSLKAAGKTIFFNSHILSEVEQICDRIAILSQGELICIGSLGELLGRDEIYHVKGEGGDLAILKKWLPSIVFEPDGSWHGTLQADYYDFLGSLRLMGGKVISIHLSRQSLEEFFIQQISELNHVVN; this is translated from the coding sequence ATGAAGTCTGTTAAAGACACTGCTGATGCTCAACTGGCTACTATAGATACCCCGCCAGTAGTCATTACTTCTGATTTAAGAAAGGTCTATCGCACTGGCTTTTGGATGAATCAACAGATTGTCTCCCTCAAAGGCTGTTCTTTAACGGTTTATCAGGGGGAAACTTTTGGTTTACTGGGGCCTAATGGTGCAGGGAAGACAACCCTGTTAAAACTATTGCTGGGAATTATCCGGCCTACTGCTGGCAAAGGTTTATTGTTGGGTCAACCTTTAGGCGATCGCAACGTCAAGCAACGCATTGGCTATTTAAGTGAAAACCCTTACTTGTACGAGTATCTTACAGGCTGGGAGTTCTTACAGTTAGCCGCCGGATTATTCCAAATTCCCTCTAGTGTACAACGTCAACGCATTCCACACCTACTAGACTTAGTGGGTTTATCGGTAGCTGATGCACGCAAAAAACAGATGCGTCGCTACTCCAAAGGGATGTTACAACGTGTGGGTATGGCGCAGGCATTAATTAACGATCCAGACTTAATCTTTCTGGATGAGCCGATGTCTGGACTAGATCCCCTCGGACGCTACCGGATGCGGGAAATTATCTTGTCCCTCAAAGCCGCCGGGAAGACGATTTTTTTTAACAGCCATATTCTCAGTGAAGTAGAACAAATTTGCGATCGCATCGCTATTCTTTCTCAAGGCGAATTAATCTGTATCGGTTCTCTAGGGGAACTATTAGGCAGAGATGAAATATATCATGTCAAAGGTGAAGGGGGTGATTTGGCAATCCTCAAAAAATGGCTACCGAGTATAGTATTTGAGCCTGATGGTTCTTGGCACGGGACATTACAAGCAGATTACTATGACTTTCTAGGTAGTTTGCGCTTAATGGGTGGAAAAGTAATTTCAATACACCTATCGCGGCAATCTTTAGAAGAGTTTTTTATCCAACAGATTAGTGAACTAAATCACGTTGTTAATTAG
- a CDS encoding SLBB domain-containing protein — MVNTGSLKFLTQPAVGAALLTAVHLILPSASLAQGQSVSPNSQTVPATRAQVFPNSQPVSPQIQQPDTRYLLGGGDLIRVNVFEVPEYTGEYQIPPGGAINLPLIGSVSVQGFTTEQAADIITEKYRKFLKRPQISINLLSPRPINILVAGEVTRPGSYTLSLAGGAGNNPGVQYPTVLAALTTAQGVTLAADVTQVQLKRKTGNSTEQLVTLNLKQLIETGNTAQDITLRDGDVIVVPTATSFNVAEARNLFAANFAASQTAPRTVAVIGEVYRPGSYLVSAGSTDAQNGGAAGSGLPNLTRAIQLAGGITSQADIRNIKLRRPTRTGKEQTVDINLWQLLQTGDINQDIIVQDGDTIVIPTATEISPAEATQLATTTLSPSRIQVGVVGEVKQPGAVQLQPNSSLNQALLAAGGFNDARASKGSVELIRLNANGSVTKRNVKVDFKQGINEETNPILRNNDVVVVNRSGIARTGDGLNILAGPLGIILNLGRLFGL; from the coding sequence ATGGTTAACACAGGTTCGCTGAAATTTCTAACCCAGCCAGCTGTGGGTGCAGCTTTATTAACAGCTGTTCATCTCATTCTGCCGTCTGCTAGTTTAGCTCAGGGACAATCAGTATCTCCTAATTCACAAACAGTACCTGCAACTAGAGCGCAAGTATTTCCTAATTCCCAACCCGTATCTCCACAAATCCAACAACCAGATACCAGGTATCTATTAGGAGGCGGAGACCTCATCCGTGTAAATGTCTTTGAAGTACCCGAATATACGGGTGAATACCAAATTCCTCCAGGTGGAGCTATTAACCTACCTTTAATTGGTAGTGTTTCTGTTCAGGGATTTACCACTGAACAAGCAGCTGATATCATCACCGAAAAATATCGCAAGTTTTTGAAACGTCCCCAGATTTCTATCAATCTTTTATCTCCACGTCCTATTAATATTCTCGTGGCCGGAGAAGTCACCCGTCCAGGTTCTTACACCTTGAGTTTGGCAGGAGGTGCAGGTAACAATCCGGGGGTACAATACCCAACTGTATTAGCTGCATTGACAACAGCGCAAGGAGTCACCTTAGCAGCAGATGTGACTCAAGTTCAGCTCAAGCGCAAAACAGGAAATTCTACTGAGCAACTTGTGACTCTCAATCTCAAACAACTGATAGAAACAGGTAATACAGCCCAAGATATTACCTTAAGAGATGGTGATGTTATAGTTGTGCCAACAGCAACCTCTTTTAATGTTGCAGAAGCACGCAATTTATTTGCTGCTAACTTTGCGGCTAGTCAAACCGCACCGCGCACAGTTGCTGTGATTGGTGAAGTATATCGCCCCGGTTCTTACCTTGTCTCGGCAGGTTCAACAGATGCACAGAATGGTGGCGCAGCAGGCTCTGGTTTGCCTAATCTGACACGAGCAATTCAATTAGCTGGTGGGATCACATCTCAAGCGGATATTCGTAATATCAAGCTACGCCGACCCACAAGAACCGGTAAAGAACAAACTGTAGATATTAATCTTTGGCAATTGTTACAAACTGGGGATATCAATCAAGACATAATTGTCCAAGATGGAGATACGATAGTTATTCCCACCGCTACCGAGATTAGTCCAGCAGAAGCTACTCAATTAGCTACTACTACTTTATCTCCATCCAGAATTCAAGTTGGGGTGGTAGGTGAAGTTAAGCAACCAGGAGCAGTACAATTGCAACCCAATAGCTCCTTAAATCAAGCATTACTAGCAGCCGGTGGGTTCAATGATGCTAGAGCGAGTAAGGGGAGTGTAGAGTTGATTCGCCTCAACGCTAATGGTTCAGTTACTAAGCGTAATGTAAAAGTTGACTTCAAACAAGGAATTAATGAGGAAACTAATCCCATCCTCCGCAACAATGATGTTGTCGTAGTTAACCGCTCTGGTATAGCTAGAACTGGTGATGGTCTCAATATTTTAGCGGGGCCTCTAGGTATTATCCTTAATCTTGGCAGATTGTTCGGTTTGTAA
- the folP gene encoding dihydropteroate synthase yields MYSKLIIRDRCFDWGQRTYLMGVLNVTPDSFSDGGKFNTPAAALSQAEALVAAGADIIDVGGQSTRPGAEQISLEAELNRVVPILEVLRSKISVPISVDTTRASVAKASVEAGADIINDISGGTFDPQMLPTVASLGVPIVLMHIRGTPQTMQQMTEYQDLLGEISSFLAQQITIATDLGLEREKIIIDPGIGFAKKYEQNLEILRRLGLLRSLNCPILVGVSRKSFIGRILNQPDPKARVWGTAAACCAAILNGADILRVHDIQEMRDVSLVADAIFREKQYGG; encoded by the coding sequence ATGTACAGCAAGTTAATAATACGCGATCGCTGTTTCGACTGGGGACAGCGTACTTATTTAATGGGTGTCTTGAATGTGACACCTGATAGTTTTAGTGATGGTGGTAAATTTAATACTCCTGCTGCGGCTCTATCCCAGGCTGAGGCCTTGGTAGCGGCTGGTGCTGATATCATCGATGTGGGTGGTCAATCAACTAGGCCAGGTGCAGAGCAAATCAGCCTAGAAGCAGAACTAAATCGGGTAGTCCCAATATTAGAGGTGCTACGGTCAAAAATTTCTGTCCCCATATCAGTAGATACAACTAGGGCATCTGTCGCTAAAGCTTCTGTAGAGGCTGGGGCAGATATTATTAATGATATTTCTGGCGGCACATTTGACCCCCAAATGTTGCCCACCGTAGCTAGTTTAGGCGTGCCAATTGTGTTGATGCACATCCGAGGGACACCCCAGACGATGCAACAAATGACTGAGTATCAGGACTTATTAGGAGAAATTTCTAGTTTTTTAGCTCAACAGATCACAATAGCAACTGATTTGGGTCTGGAACGAGAAAAAATCATCATTGACCCCGGTATTGGTTTTGCTAAGAAATATGAGCAAAATCTAGAAATTCTGCGGCGATTGGGTTTATTGCGATCGCTCAATTGTCCTATCTTGGTGGGGGTATCCCGCAAAAGTTTTATCGGTCGGATTTTAAATCAACCAGATCCGAAAGCCAGAGTTTGGGGAACGGCGGCGGCGTGTTGTGCGGCTATCTTGAATGGTGCTGATATCCTCCGAGTTCACGATATCCAGGAAATGCGCGATGTATCTCTAGTTGCTGATGCAATCTTTCGAGAGAAACAATACGGGGGATAG
- the ntcA gene encoding global nitrogen regulator NtcA: protein MIVTQDKALANVFRQMATGAFPPVVETFERNKTIFFPGDPAERVYFLLKGAVKLSRVYEAGEEITVALLRENSVFGVLSLLTGNKSDRFYHAVAFTPVELLSAPIEQVEQALKENPELSMLMLRGLSSRILQTEMMIETLAHRDMGSRLISFLLILCRDFGVPCADGITIDLKLSHQAIAEAIGSTRVTVTRLLGDLREKKMISIHKKKITVHKPVTLSRQFT from the coding sequence ATGATCGTGACACAAGATAAGGCCCTAGCAAATGTTTTTCGCCAGATGGCAACTGGAGCTTTTCCACCAGTTGTCGAAACGTTTGAACGAAATAAAACGATCTTTTTTCCAGGCGATCCTGCCGAACGAGTTTATTTTCTTTTGAAAGGCGCAGTAAAACTTTCCAGGGTGTACGAGGCAGGAGAAGAAATTACAGTTGCACTATTGCGGGAAAATAGCGTTTTTGGAGTCCTGTCTTTATTGACAGGCAATAAATCTGATCGGTTTTACCATGCGGTGGCATTTACCCCGGTAGAATTGCTGTCTGCACCAATTGAACAAGTTGAGCAAGCACTCAAGGAGAATCCAGAATTATCAATGTTGATGCTGCGGGGTTTATCTTCGCGGATTTTACAAACAGAGATGATGATTGAAACCTTAGCGCACCGAGATATGGGTTCTAGGTTAATCAGTTTTCTGCTGATTCTCTGCCGTGATTTTGGCGTTCCTTGTGCAGATGGGATCACAATTGATTTGAAGTTATCTCATCAAGCGATCGCAGAAGCAATTGGTTCGACTCGCGTGACAGTCACCAGATTATTAGGGGATCTGCGTGAGAAAAAGATGATTTCGATCCACAAAAAGAAGATTACCGTGCATAAACCTGTGACTCTCAGCAGACAGTTCACATAA
- the hisB gene encoding imidazoleglycerol-phosphate dehydratase HisB yields MQISDYPQVNFSSASRIASVHRTTGETDVQVTINLDGSGICKAATGIPFLDHMLHQISSHGLIDLDVKATGDWEIDDHHTNEDVGITLGQAFHQALGDRKGIVRFGNFLAPLDEALVQVALDFSGRPHLSYGLTIPTERVGTYDTQLVREFFVALVNHSQMTLHIRQLDGINSHHIIEATFKAFARAARMAVEVDLRRAGTIPSSKGVL; encoded by the coding sequence ATGCAAATCAGCGATTATCCCCAAGTTAATTTCTCCTCAGCCTCTCGCATTGCCTCAGTACATCGCACTACTGGTGAAACTGATGTGCAAGTTACCATTAACCTAGATGGCAGTGGCATTTGCAAAGCTGCCACAGGGATTCCGTTTTTGGATCATATGTTGCATCAGATTTCCTCCCACGGCTTGATTGATTTGGATGTCAAAGCCACAGGCGACTGGGAAATTGACGACCACCACACTAACGAAGATGTGGGTATTACCCTAGGCCAAGCTTTCCATCAGGCATTAGGCGACAGAAAAGGTATTGTCCGCTTTGGTAATTTTTTAGCCCCTTTAGATGAAGCTTTAGTACAGGTTGCGCTGGACTTTTCTGGTCGCCCTCACCTCAGCTATGGTTTAACAATTCCTACCGAACGAGTGGGGACTTATGACACGCAATTAGTACGGGAATTTTTTGTGGCGTTAGTCAACCATAGTCAAATGACGTTACACATTCGCCAGTTAGACGGGATAAATTCCCATCACATCATAGAAGCCACGTTTAAAGCATTCGCTAGGGCTGCACGCATGGCAGTAGAAGTCGATCTTCGTCGCGCTGGGACTATTCCTAGTTCTAAGGGAGTGCTTTGA